A window of Campylobacter concisus genomic DNA:
CGTCTTGTTGAACTACACCTAATCCTACAGCGTTGCCACCTATAGATCTCATAAACTTACCGTCACTGAAATTAGGTAAGTTAAAGTTTTCTCCCGAGCCACCATATATGTAACCCAATACATTAAATAGCTCTGGATATTCTGACTTCTTAAGGCTTCTGCCGTCCGCTAGCAAAAAGCCAGCGGGGATTGCCTTTTGACTTGGATAGCTTAGATATGCACCTATTGGCAAGCCGTCCGTTAGCTCAGTTTTTAGGGCGAACTTATCATCGCTTTCGCGTTTGGTATACGCATCGATCTTGTCGGTCTTTTTTAAAAATTGATTTTCGCTCCACTTTCTTGTGGCAAGTACTACGTTATTATCGACTTTTAAAATGATGCTCTCACTCGCATTTGCGATTTGAAGTTTAAAATTTAATGTGATGTCTTTACTCGACCCTTCGTTTAAAAGCGGCTTATAAGTATCTGCAAGGCGTGCCACTGCAAAGAGTGAGCCATCATCACAGTATATGCCAGCCGTTTTTATGTAAAATCCGCCAACTTCAGGTGGTATGATGGCATCGACGTCTAGGATGTTATTATCGTTTTCGTCTATTGTTACGGCGTTTATTGCACCCCTATACTTCTCATTTGGTATTGATGTTGTCTGCTCGCTTAGCTCTCCATCGTAATCGCTTACTACAACTTCTTTTAATGCGATCTTTGATCCGTCGCTAGCGGTTTTTAGTAGCTTATTTATGCCACTAGCTGTTAAAAGTGTGTATTGCTTCATTTATCCGTCCTTTATCTTGTTAAAACTCTTATTGCATCGATTGGTATGCTTATGATCTCGTTTATCTGCGTAGTAGCTCCTACTTTAAAGCTTGCTCTTTGGCTTATATTTGATATTACGTAAGGATCTACGCTTATGCTTTCACCGCTAAATGTGTAAGAGTAGGCTTTTAAATTTATGCTAGCAGTCGCTTTTATGCTAGCGCCGTCATATACGCTACGCACGTTTTTATAGGTGTTTATGATCTCATCAGATCTCTTTAGCGTCTGTGGGCTTACTCCATTTTTACTTGCATCAAGCTCTAGTTTGAAGTGATAAGGTAGTCCTGCATAATCAAACCACTCTTTAACCTTGGCATCTGCATAAAGTGCGCTTAATGCCTTATTTAGGCTATAAAAAGTGCCTGAGTAGTAATGTATCTCAAAAGCATTTTTTATGAGCTCTCTAGCTTCATTTTCGTTTAGTCCATCAATATCTACATCAAAGCTAGCTGCAAGTACTGGCAGTAAATTTTTGGAGCTTTGCTTGCAAGAGTATTTATGACGCCAATGTCTAAATCCTCAAACCTTACGCCAAAAAGCTCATCAAATTTCTTATCAAATTTACTTTTGTGATTAGGCAGCAAGCTCATAACTCAGCCTTTTTGTAGCTTATCTCATAGCTTAAATTTACAAATTCTTTTACGCTTATCTTTTTATCATTCAGCGGTTCTTTAAGACTTACTCTATAAACGCCATTGGTGTGTAGATTTTTATAGATGTAGCTTAAATTTAGATCCTCTCCAAGACTAAGAGTAGTTGGCAGAGCTGATATATTTTTAGCAATTTCGTCTTGAAAGAGCATATCTGTTAGCTCAAGGGTAGCTACTACCTTTATGTCTATTTTCGTGGCATTTAACACGCTTAGATTGTCGGTTAGTGGCCTGACCTTTTCGGCACTTAAAAAGCTCTCCACATCTTTGCGTGTCTCTTCGCTCATGTCGGTAGTTTTTAGATAAATTTGCACCACCCCAGCACCGCCATTTAGCACACTACACTCCAGCACCTTTGCATTTGCGCTTAGTGTTTGATAAGTATATGCTTTAGCACTGCCTGCAGTTGAGAAACGCTCTAGGCTTAAAACTGCACGCTCTCTTAGCCTATCATCGCTTTCACGCTCGGCTCCGCCTTCAAACTCACTTAGCTGTTTTGCTTTTAATACAAAAGGTAGTGGTGTTTGGATATATTCGCACTTTGCTTTGCTGGTTTTTGTAAACTCATCCAAGATGATCACTCCAACAGTTTTTAGCTCGTTTGCTGTTATTACAACTTCACTTTTTAAACTAGCTATTTCACCATTTTCGCTGCGTAAAATTAGCCCTTTTGGCAAATATGTATCGCTGCTTCTTGGCATTGAAAGACTAAACTCACACTGCGCCGTTGGTCTCTCGCCTTTTAACCTCTCTATGCCATAAATCGCTACTATGTTATCAAGGTCATCTCCAGTAGAAAATGGCAGCAACATAGCCTTAACACTATCATTTATCCTGGCTCGTAAGAGCAGTTCTCTATAAGCTAGCGTTTCAAGAAGTGCCGAATAATTGTCACTTTCAAGTAGTGAAATTTCATCATCAGTTAAATGCTCTTTAAAAATGTTTTTAACATTATTTAAAATTTCATCATATTTAAGCACCTTAATAACGTTTGGATATGGAAGTTGTTTTAAATTCATGCTCTTACCTCTATCTCATCACCACTCATAAGCACTACTTTAAAGCTAAGCTTATGATCTTTTAAACCTATAAGACGAACTTCATCGATCTTGACTCTCTTTTCCCATTTTTCAACCGCCTCTATCACAAAGCACGCCAGATCAGCACGAAATTCATCATCTACCTTGCGATCTATTAGCTCATAAATTCTGCTGCCATACTCAGGCAGCATCACCCTTGAGCCAAGCGGAGTTAGGAGTATGTCTTTGATAGAGTTTTCTATATCAATGAGATATTTCATCGCTAATCCCTCGCAAGTCCGTTATTTGTATGATCGCTTAGGTTGCCACGTCCATCACGTACGCTACCGCCAAAGTTTGCATTACCACCTGCTGTGATTGAGCCAGTGATCCTTACATCTCCATTTATCTCAAAGCTACCACTACCACCACCGCTTCCTGCTGTATTTATTGACCCTTCAATGAGTGTATTGCCGAGCAGCTTGATATCCCCGCTTTTTATAGTTGTGTCACTGGCCTCCACCATCACATTCTTAGCCTTTACATTTGCGTTATCGCAAGTTATGTTTATAAGCTTTGGAGATGAAATTTCAAGACAAGAGCTAGAGCTGTCATAACTCATCTTTATGCCATCTTCAAAATTTATATGTACTTTCTTATCAGTCGCATCAGTTTTATATGAACTTTGATAAAGCCCACGAAGCACCACACCTGAGTTTAATTCATCATGCACAGGCAGCACTAGCACTTGCTCTCCTACTCGTATTGGTGAAAAGCTCACTGCATAAGAGTTGGCATGTGCTTGAAATACCGGCAAAAAATCAGTTACCATCGAACCAATGGCAACTTTTGCACGGTCATTTCTTACTTCACTTATAATTCCGACTTCAATCATTTATATGCTCGCTAAATTTTTTATTTCTTGGCATTCTCGTATACTTTACGCTATGCTTGATCTCTTTTACATCTTCATGTATTTCATTAAGCTTCTCTTTATTTGTTGCGAAATTTGCTGCTAAAATATCGCTTAGCTTTTCAGTGGCGCTGCTTTGTTTATTTATAGCTTCACTATTTTTATTCACCACATCGATCATCAAATCAGTGTTTTTGCTCGTATATCTACTAAGCAGCAAAAAGACCACCACAAAACCGATAAAGCCAAAAATCGCCATAAAGACGATAAATTCATTTAAACCCCATGATCCAGCTAAATTTATTAATCCAGCTGTCTCTCTTATCTCGTCACTAAAATTTAAGCCGCTATTTTCCATCTTCTTCCTTTATTCCAAGACATTTTTTTAGTTTTCTTTCACAGTCGCGGTAATAAACAGCAATCTTCTTGTCCGTCTCAAACGTGCCATCATTTTTGGGTTTTAGTGGCATTTCGGCATTGCATTTTATGGGCATATATTTTTCTTTATATATAACACTAGGCTCAGGCACTTGTTTATTCGCGCAGCCTGAAAAAAGCAGAACGAGCGCCACAAAGAACACTAATATTCTCATTTAAACAGCTCCTTATATGCAGCCAACTCGCTTTCGCAACTTTTATCTTTGACGTAGATTTTCTTTATTCTCTCGGCCTCTTTTGACGGGGTATCGTCGATCTTTACCGCAGCAGCCTTTATAGCTTCGTTTTGTGAAGCAAGAGCTGTATCGCAGGCACTTAGATTGTTTTTGACTGTAGTGTAGTCCTTGGTTAATCGCTCGTTTTTCTCTTTTTCGCTTTTAAGGTCTTTAAGCAAGACGGAATTTATACTTTGGAGTTTTGAATTTTCCAAAAACAAATTTACGCAAGCAAAACCTAAAAGCGCGGCCAATGCAAAGCCTACGATAGGAAGTTTAGCTATCAAGTAACCCACTTAGCACCTTCTTTGCCCGGTTAGGCGTTTGTTTTGCCCAAAGGCTATCTAGTCCATTCTTATAGGCTGCCTCATATTCGCCAGACTTTATAAAATTAAGAGTGGTAACAAATTTTTTAACTCCTGGCACTCCCATTTGATAACACATTTCTATTACCACGTCTTGGACATTTTTTGGCTTATCTTCCAGCCAAGGAAAAGCTTCACAAACGCTAGGTATGAGCTTAATAAGCTTCATCTCTAAAATCTGATCTGCTACCGCTTTACTCATAGGCTCAACCTTGCCGCCATTTAGAAAGAGTTCGTCTTTACTAAGAGATGAAACCTTAAAGCCATATCCGATAGTAGGATACCCACGAGTATCCTGATATATGTGGCTTTTAAAGCCTTCGTTTTCTTTTATATTTTCTTTTAAGCTCATAAATCTTCGTTCTCCTCATCCCTATAAATATCAACTTCTACTACAAAGCTATATTTAAAAAGGCTATCTTCAAAGCCATCAAATTTCATCTCGCTTATGGCATCTTCACCAAAGATCGCAGACTTTGCGATAAATCTTTGCCTTAACTCATCAAGCCTAGATAGAGCGCTAAAATTATCATCAACTAGTGAATGCGATGCAAAAATGATCCTAAAACTTGCACGATCCTTTTTCCACGCCACACTTTTTATGCCATCAAAAAGTAGATAAACTCCGCCCTGAGGGCTTGCCTTTGATATGCAAATAGCCTCAGGTGCTATCTGTTTTAAAGACTTGTAAATTTGGACTAGATCATTCATACGCACTCCAGCCTAATGAAACTGTTAAATGTTGGCTTGCTTTCAAGTGGGCTTGCTTTTATCTCGCTTATAGCTTTACTTAAAAGTAAACTATCCTCTTCGCTTAGAGCGATTTTTAGATATAGCTTTAAGCGAATGAGAGCAAAGTCCATCATCGCCCAGCTCTTTACTACTCGTCCATTGCACTCTTCGTAGGTTTCGTGAGTAGCTACATCAAGAGCCTCATCTGTGATCTCTTCTGGGTTGAAAAGTACCGATTTAGCTCTTTTTGAAAAAGCCTCTTTAAATTCAGCTCGTGCAATCATTTCTGCTTGTTTTTCTTGTCTGACTTTGTAGATGAACCAGGCTCATCTTCGAGATCATCTCCATCAGTTGGATCCTGTGCTAAAGGCATGTCTGACTTTGTAGACGATAGCTCAGGCTCCACAGATGTCTCAGGCTTGTTTAGTGGCTCTATCATTAGAGCTTTTTCATAAGCCTCTGCTTTTTCTTGCTCTAAAGTTACGACCTCGCCAGTCCTTACAAAGCTGCCATCTATCGCACTATCTTTTAAAACTATAAATTCCATTAATTCTCCTTTTAAAGAGTTGCTATGCTGACCCATTTTTTGATTATGATCTCATAGTCCACACTTGCATCAAAGATGTATTTTAGTGCTCTCTCTTCTGGGTCATACCAACGGTTGCGATTTATATCAAGGCATACGCCAAGAACTAAATTTTTAAGCGGAGTAGCCATGTAAACGCCTTTTGGCATTAAAGGACTAACTTCAAGCTTTACACCAAGCACACGATCAGCATTGCCATTTATTAGGTAGGTTGGTGCATTTAACGCTGAAATTTCTTTGTTGTACTCCTGCATGTCAGCTGTGCTTATTAAGATTACACTATCAACTAAGGCGTCTGGGTTGATTGATTGGGCAAGTGCTGTTAAGCGTTTGCTTACACTATCATTTGCGACATAAGTAACTTTTGTGACGTCATTACTATCTTTTGCTGTTTGGATCCAGCCTTTATGTAGCGTCTCAAAGCTATTTGCATAAGTATCACTTGTACCACTAAAGCCAAGAAGTGCAAGATCATTACCGAAAATTGTTCCAAAAGAGTTAAATGTTTCACTCTCAAAATTTGGATTATTTTGGTTGTCTGCTAGTGTATCTTGAAGTACCCTTGCAAAAAGTTGCACACTTTTTGCTTCTAGCTTTACGCCTGCTTTTTTAAGCTGCGTTCTTTGTGCATCGCTTGGTTTTTCGCCACTTGCTACACGTACCAAAACGCCCCTCATAGCATCCCAGCCATCAAGCTCTTTAGTTAAGCGACTCATTTTGTCAACATGAATTTTTTGCAAAAATTCACTATTGTCTTTAATCACATTTATAAGACTAGTTGCTTGCTCTGGAGTTAAACTACCACTTAGTGTCGCACTAGTAGCATTCATGCTGCCTTTTGCAATATCTTTTAAACCAAGTCCCTCTAACATTAAAGTATTCCTCCTACTATTTTGTCATCTGTTTTTTCTATATTTTTGCTTTGTTTGCTATCTTTTGCGACATCCTCAAGCTCGCTTATACGCTTCTCAAAGCCAAGGAGCTTCTTGTTAAGCTCATCCATACCTTCAACAAGCGTCTTTTTTATCTCCTCTGCTTGTGAAATTTCTTTTGTTTCTTTTTCCACTTTGTCCTCTCCTTTTTTAGTTTTTTCAAATTTCTTTAGTAGCTCGTTAAAACCATTTGCTATGGCAGCAGCTATTGAAGTATCGTTTTTTTGTACCTCTTCACGCTTCGCAAATCCTGCCATTGAAAGTCCTGCGATCTCGCCACTTTTTATAAGTTCTTTTAGCTCGTCGCTTTCTATCTTGATACCAACTGCCCAGCTTCCCACCTTCTCGCTCTTAAAGAGAGCATCGTTTTCTCTTACTATCCAGCTCTCAGCCACGTATGCTTTGCCGTCTGGCTTAAAGTCATGCTCCTTGTCTATGTTTTGACCTTTAAGATCCTTCATAAAAGCATAGGCAGCCTTTTCAATCTCGGCCGCGTCCGTAAAATCCCCCTGAGTATCTACTTCATCTGGTGAATACACAATCCCATATACAACGCCTTTTTCTTCGTCAAATTTGGCGATGCTCACATCTTTTTCAAAGCTTGGCTCACTTGCGTCACTTTTATAAATGATGCTCTTTTTGTTTGCACCAGCTTTTACAA
This region includes:
- a CDS encoding baseplate assembly protein, translated to MNLKQLPYPNVIKVLKYDEILNNVKNIFKEHLTDDEISLLESDNYSALLETLAYRELLLRARINDSVKAMLLPFSTGDDLDNIVAIYGIERLKGERPTAQCEFSLSMPRSSDTYLPKGLILRSENGEIASLKSEVVITANELKTVGVIILDEFTKTSKAKCEYIQTPLPFVLKAKQLSEFEGGAERESDDRLRERAVLSLERFSTAGSAKAYTYQTLSANAKVLECSVLNGGAGVVQIYLKTTDMSEETRKDVESFLSAEKVRPLTDNLSVLNATKIDIKVVATLELTDMLFQDEIAKNISALPTTLSLGEDLNLSYIYKNLHTNGVYRVSLKEPLNDKKISVKEFVNLSYEISYKKAEL
- a CDS encoding P2 family phage major capsid protein, with the translated sequence MLEGLGLKDIAKGSMNATSATLSGSLTPEQATSLINVIKDNSEFLQKIHVDKMSRLTKELDGWDAMRGVLVRVASGEKPSDAQRTQLKKAGVKLEAKSVQLFARVLQDTLADNQNNPNFESETFNSFGTIFGNDLALLGFSGTSDTYANSFETLHKGWIQTAKDSNDVTKVTYVANDSVSKRLTALAQSINPDALVDSVILISTADMQEYNKEISALNAPTYLINGNADRVLGVKLEVSPLMPKGVYMATPLKNLVLGVCLDINRNRWYDPEERALKYIFDASVDYEIIIKKWVSIATL
- a CDS encoding phage baseplate assembly protein V gives rise to the protein MIEVGIISEVRNDRAKVAIGSMVTDFLPVFQAHANSYAVSFSPIRVGEQVLVLPVHDELNSGVVLRGLYQSSYKTDATDKKVHINFEDGIKMSYDSSSSCLEISSPKLINITCDNANVKAKNVMVEASDTTIKSGDIKLLGNTLIEGSINTAGSGGGSGSFEINGDVRITGSITAGGNANFGGSVRDGRGNLSDHTNNGLARD
- a CDS encoding phage tail-collar fiber domain-containing protein, with the protein product MKQYTLLTASGINKLLKTASDGSKIALKEVVVSDYDGELSEQTTSIPNEKYRGAINAVTIDENDNNILDVDAIIPPEVGGFYIKTAGIYCDDGSLFAVARLADTYKPLLNEGSSKDITLNFKLQIANASESIILKVDNNVVLATRKWSENQFLKKTDKIDAYTKRESDDKFALKTELTDGLPIGAYLSYPSQKAIPAGFLLADGRSLKKSEYPELFNVLGYIYGGSGENFNLPNFSDGKFMRSIGGNAVGLGVVQQD
- a CDS encoding GPW/gp25 family protein, which produces MKYLIDIENSIKDILLTPLGSRVMLPEYGSRIYELIDRKVDDEFRADLACFVIEAVEKWEKRVKIDEVRLIGLKDHKLSFKVVLMSGDEIEVRA
- a CDS encoding XkdF-like putative serine protease domain-containing protein, whose amino-acid sequence is MANKLTNLSITHISLVKAGANKKSIIYKSDASEPSFEKDVSIAKFDEEKGVVYGIVYSPDEVDTQGDFTDAAEIEKAAYAFMKDLKGQNIDKEHDFKPDGKAYVAESWIVRENDALFKSEKVGSWAVGIKIESDELKELIKSGEIAGLSMAGFAKREEVQKNDTSIAAAIANGFNELLKKFEKTKKGEDKVEKETKEISQAEEIKKTLVEGMDELNKKLLGFEKRISELEDVAKDSKQSKNIEKTDDKIVGGIL
- a CDS encoding glycoside hydrolase family protein, with translation MSLKENIKENEGFKSHIYQDTRGYPTIGYGFKVSSLSKDELFLNGGKVEPMSKAVADQILEMKLIKLIPSVCEAFPWLEDKPKNVQDVVIEMCYQMGVPGVKKFVTTLNFIKSGEYEAAYKNGLDSLWAKQTPNRAKKVLSGLLDS